The following proteins are co-located in the Deinococcus metallilatus genome:
- the xseA gene encoding exodeoxyribonuclease VII large subunit yields MTGRKRKKAEVTRTPEHFLDLADVLVYVGQVIARGVPGAVWVRAEIASLTDRRHLYLDLVQLEDGVEVAKCRATVWARERYALEGKFRRATGGTLTAGLKVLLFCTAEFHPQYGFSLNVLDVAPEFTLGDAALKLDALREALVREGVYGLNRALPAPADFARVAVISPAEAAGLGDFRRETDALEAAGVVEFLYLEATFQGREASGSLTGAIAEAREAHQEEPLDALVVIRGGGAVTDLAWLNDLEVARALATFPAPVITGLGHARDDTLLDEVACLRTDTPSKAAGLIVRTVVAAAAQAQEDARTIRAHARNVLVNAEAGTRWLLDRVLGTARRQADAAQAQTDALMRQALGLTPERTLARGYALVRDARGRPVTHAAQVKPGQALTLEFGDGVRRVRALDGAG; encoded by the coding sequence GTGACGGGGCGCAAACGCAAAAAGGCCGAGGTCACGCGGACGCCGGAACACTTCCTCGACCTGGCGGACGTGCTGGTCTACGTCGGGCAGGTGATCGCGCGGGGCGTGCCGGGGGCGGTGTGGGTGCGCGCGGAGATCGCCAGCCTCACCGACCGCCGCCACCTCTACCTCGATCTGGTGCAACTGGAGGACGGGGTGGAGGTCGCCAAGTGCCGGGCCACCGTCTGGGCGCGGGAACGCTACGCGCTGGAGGGCAAGTTCCGCCGCGCGACGGGCGGCACGCTCACGGCGGGTCTGAAGGTGCTGCTCTTCTGCACGGCGGAGTTTCACCCCCAGTACGGCTTCTCGTTGAACGTGCTGGACGTGGCCCCCGAATTCACGCTGGGAGACGCGGCGCTCAAGCTCGACGCGCTGCGGGAGGCGCTGGTGCGCGAGGGGGTGTACGGCCTGAACCGCGCCCTTCCCGCCCCGGCTGACTTCGCGCGGGTGGCGGTGATCAGCCCGGCGGAGGCGGCGGGCCTGGGCGACTTCCGCCGCGAGACGGACGCGCTGGAGGCGGCGGGGGTGGTGGAGTTCCTCTACCTGGAGGCGACCTTCCAGGGCCGCGAGGCGTCGGGGAGCCTCACCGGGGCGATTGCCGAGGCGCGGGAGGCGCACCAGGAAGAACCGCTGGACGCGCTGGTGGTGATCCGGGGCGGCGGGGCGGTGACCGACCTCGCCTGGCTGAACGACCTGGAGGTGGCCCGCGCGCTGGCGACCTTTCCGGCCCCCGTCATCACCGGGCTGGGCCACGCCCGCGACGACACCCTGCTCGACGAGGTGGCGTGCCTCCGTACCGACACCCCCAGCAAGGCGGCGGGCCTGATCGTCCGCACGGTGGTCGCCGCCGCCGCGCAGGCGCAGGAGGACGCCCGAACTATCCGTGCCCACGCCCGTAACGTGCTGGTGAACGCCGAGGCCGGGACACGCTGGCTGCTGGACCGCGTCCTGGGCACCGCCCGCCGACAGGCCGATGCCGCGCAGGCGCAGACGGACGCGCTGATGCGGCAGGCCCTCGGCCTCACGCCGGAGCGCACGCTGGCCCGCGGCTACGCGCTGGTGCGGGACGCGCGGGGTCGGCCGGTCACCCACGCCGCGCAGGTGAAACCGGGACAGGCGCTCACGCTGGAATTCGGGGACGGGGTGCGGCGGGTCCGGGCCTTGGACGGGGCGGGGTGA
- a CDS encoding enoyl-CoA hydratase-related protein: MTYESLRLSRSGQVATLTFIHPKGAFGPATWREVPQALSELGEARALIVRGERAFSVGLDLGATAPVIAPALGDPAKFAAVVAGMHAAIEGLAALPIPVIAAIDGWCIGAGLELAAACDLRLCSAGARFSLPEVKLGITADLGGLQRLPELIGRGRAAHLALTGDPIDAATAERWGLVTEVHPDAGALYARADALAAGLAALPPKAVEGTKRILADGLPHAQSLAAAVEWNARHMTVEALKLSAVSPQRSAPESKS, from the coding sequence ATGACCTATGAAAGCCTGCGCCTCTCCCGTTCCGGCCAGGTGGCGACCCTGACCTTCATCCATCCGAAGGGGGCGTTTGGCCCGGCGACCTGGCGCGAGGTGCCGCAGGCGCTCTCCGAACTGGGGGAGGCCCGCGCGCTGATCGTGCGCGGCGAGCGGGCCTTCAGCGTGGGGCTGGACCTGGGGGCGACCGCGCCCGTGATCGCCCCCGCGCTGGGCGACCCCGCGAAGTTCGCGGCGGTGGTGGCCGGGATGCACGCGGCTATCGAGGGCCTCGCCGCGCTCCCCATTCCCGTCATCGCCGCCATCGACGGCTGGTGTATCGGGGCGGGGCTGGAACTGGCGGCCGCGTGTGACCTGCGGCTGTGCAGCGCGGGCGCACGCTTCAGCCTGCCGGAAGTGAAGCTGGGCATCACGGCGGACCTGGGCGGCCTCCAGCGGTTGCCGGAGTTGATCGGCCGGGGCCGCGCCGCGCACCTCGCCCTGACCGGCGACCCCATCGACGCGGCCACCGCCGAACGCTGGGGCCTGGTGACCGAGGTCCACCCGGACGCCGGGGCGCTGTATGCCCGCGCGGACGCCCTGGCTGCCGGGCTGGCCGCGCTGCCGCCCAAGGCCGTGGAAGGCACCAAACGCATCCTCGCGGACGGTCTGCCCCATGCCCAGAGCCTCGCCGCCGCCGTGGAGTGGAACGCGCGGCATATGACGGTGGAGGCACTGAAGCTTTCAGCCGTCAGCCCTCAGCGGTCAGCACCCGAAAGCAAAAGCTAA
- a CDS encoding TatD family hydrolase, which produces MIDTHCHLDYLDDPASARGELGLTGLVCIGASPEHARNAVALAEQFGDVWATVGLHPTDTEEDGPDARAELEALALHPRVVGIGESGLDDYWDDSRRAAQVSAFEWQLDLARRTGKPLVIHVRDKPGQDSAHRGVMEVLSAWPDVPVVLHCFSGHPGLLRFGVERGAAFGFAGNTTYKNAREIQEAARVVPLDRLLVETDAPFLAPVPRRGKPNRPGYVRYTLDFIAGLRGLDAAELERVTDANARRVYRLDGAAD; this is translated from the coding sequence ATGATCGACACCCACTGCCACCTCGACTACCTGGATGACCCGGCCTCGGCACGGGGCGAACTCGGCCTGACGGGACTGGTCTGCATCGGGGCCAGCCCGGAGCACGCGCGCAACGCGGTGGCGCTGGCCGAGCAGTTCGGAGACGTGTGGGCGACCGTCGGCCTGCATCCCACCGACACGGAGGAGGACGGGCCGGACGCGCGGGCCGAACTGGAGGCCCTGGCGCTCCACCCGCGCGTGGTCGGCATCGGGGAGAGCGGTCTGGACGACTACTGGGACGACTCGCGGAGGGCGGCCCAGGTGTCGGCCTTCGAGTGGCAGCTCGACCTGGCGCGGCGCACGGGCAAGCCGCTGGTGATTCACGTGCGCGACAAGCCGGGACAGGACAGCGCCCACCGGGGCGTGATGGAGGTGCTTTCCGCCTGGCCGGACGTTCCGGTGGTCCTGCACTGCTTCAGCGGGCATCCCGGCCTGCTCCGCTTCGGCGTGGAGCGCGGCGCGGCCTTCGGATTCGCGGGGAACACGACCTACAAGAACGCCCGGGAGATTCAGGAGGCGGCCCGGGTGGTGCCGCTGGACCGCCTGCTGGTCGAAACCGACGCGCCCTTTCTGGCCCCGGTGCCCAGACGGGGCAAGCCCAACCGGCCCGGGTACGTGCGTTACACCCTGGACTTCATCGCCGGGCTGCGCGGGCTGGACGCGGCCGAACTGGAGCGCGTGACCGACGCGAACGCCCGGCGGGTCTACCGGCTGGACGGCGCGGCAGACTGA
- a CDS encoding CaiB/BaiF CoA transferase family protein: MTPPSPSPDLPLAGVRVVDFTRVLTGPYCTMLLGDLGADVIKIEPPQGDDTRAWGPPYQRQGEARESTYYLSVNRNKRSVVLDLKTESGLEAARRLIGRADVLVENFRPGTFERLGFGWETLHAQFPRLIYAAISGFGQSGPYRDRAGYDVIAQGMGGLMSYNGEEGRPPVRVGVAVADVFAGSLITQAILAALYQRERTGAGRRVDVNLLEGIISLGTSQISRYLNGGQIPGPQGNDHPSIVPYGTYPCADGLINVAAGNDSLWRRFCAALGFESLGHNPQYATNEGRVHAREALNAELYPALQTYTRAEVMRRLDAAGVPCGPVNNVQEVFEDPHVTQQGIAVTVPHASLGQTTVTAPPWSLDGQRPPVRRAPPTLGQHTGEVLAELGFDPPDPFQKEPR, encoded by the coding sequence ATGACGCCCCCCTCCCCTTCGCCCGACCTCCCGCTCGCGGGTGTGCGTGTGGTGGACTTCACGCGGGTCCTCACCGGCCCCTACTGCACGATGCTGCTGGGGGACCTGGGGGCCGATGTGATCAAGATCGAGCCGCCGCAGGGCGACGACACGCGCGCCTGGGGACCGCCGTACCAACGACAGGGCGAGGCGCGGGAATCGACCTACTACCTCAGCGTGAACCGCAACAAGCGCAGCGTGGTGCTGGACCTGAAGACCGAAAGTGGTCTGGAAGCGGCGCGGCGGCTGATCGGCAGGGCGGACGTGCTGGTGGAGAACTTCCGCCCCGGGACGTTTGAACGCCTGGGCTTCGGCTGGGAGACGCTCCACGCCCAGTTCCCCCGGCTGATCTACGCCGCCATCAGCGGCTTCGGGCAATCCGGGCCGTACCGCGACCGCGCTGGCTATGACGTGATCGCGCAGGGCATGGGCGGCCTGATGAGCTACAACGGCGAGGAAGGCCGCCCCCCCGTGCGCGTCGGCGTCGCGGTGGCGGACGTGTTCGCCGGGTCGCTGATCACGCAGGCGATCCTGGCGGCGCTCTACCAGCGCGAGCGCACTGGCGCGGGCCGCCGGGTGGACGTGAATCTGCTTGAGGGCATCATCTCGCTGGGGACCAGCCAGATCAGCCGGTACCTGAACGGCGGGCAGATTCCCGGGCCGCAGGGCAACGACCACCCCAGCATCGTGCCCTACGGCACCTACCCCTGCGCCGACGGCCTGATCAACGTGGCGGCGGGCAACGACAGCCTGTGGCGGCGCTTCTGTGCCGCGCTGGGCTTCGAGTCGCTGGGCCACAACCCGCAGTACGCCACCAACGAGGGCCGCGTCCACGCCCGCGAGGCCCTGAACGCCGAACTCTACCCGGCCTTGCAGACATACACCCGCGCCGAGGTGATGCGGCGGCTGGACGCGGCGGGCGTGCCCTGTGGCCCCGTCAACAACGTGCAGGAGGTCTTCGAGGACCCCCACGTGACCCAGCAGGGCATCGCCGTGACCGTTCCCCACGCCAGCCTGGGCCAGACCACCGTGACTGCCCCGCCCTGGAGCCTCGACGGCCAGCGCCCCCCGGTTCGCCGCGCCCCGCCCACCCTGGGCCAGCACACCGGGGAGGTTCTGGCCGAACTCGGTTTCGACCCCCCTGACCCCTTCCAGAAGGAGCCCCGATGA
- a CDS encoding (deoxy)nucleoside triphosphate pyrophosphohydrolase has product MRTVVAGILEREGPGGVRQVLVGARSSPAWAAGQWEFPGGKVEDGETVAEALIREWREELGTEVEAGEEVYRRELDTPIGAFTLVALRVRLLSDEPRPLEHRALAWVAPADLTRLRLLTSNVAIAEALNRTP; this is encoded by the coding sequence ATGCGAACAGTCGTGGCGGGCATTCTGGAACGTGAGGGGCCGGGCGGGGTGCGGCAGGTGCTGGTGGGGGCGCGGTCCTCCCCGGCCTGGGCGGCGGGCCAGTGGGAATTTCCCGGCGGCAAGGTCGAGGACGGCGAGACGGTGGCCGAGGCCCTGATCCGCGAGTGGCGCGAGGAACTGGGCACCGAGGTGGAAGCGGGCGAGGAGGTCTACCGCCGCGAACTGGACACGCCCATCGGCGCCTTCACGCTGGTGGCGCTGCGGGTCCGCCTGCTGTCGGACGAGCCGCGCCCGCTGGAACACCGCGCCCTGGCCTGGGTGGCTCCCGCCGACCTGACGCGCCTGCGGTTGCTGACGAGCAACGTGGCCATCGCGGAGGCGCTGAACCGGACGCCCTGA
- a CDS encoding LptA/OstA family protein, producing MNRPTFPRWTPTRLALAAALAATTVLAQSAPDSRLINIEGAPRGDIRNGPYTFSGNPVRATVSTLKIQAGQATLAAPAGTPLSDAKARGKRTANFTGNVIVNRGRLTAKGGQLAYSEVTGQGVLSASPSATFVPEDKSSGDTVNISAGQMSLDVDNNVSTSTGNVHLTNGNQSGQADKLVFDEDRELAQLTGTPTLTRAAKGNQKELTINGQEVRALTKSKTLYVRGGVKLVQGSLTTTGDAVYYDDKKNVAYVVGNAVSVDSKTKVTVKAPASGALEQRTDLARVRALNTPYKIPTEQFKLRGEK from the coding sequence ATGAACCGACCCACCTTCCCCCGATGGACCCCCACCCGCCTGGCCCTGGCCGCAGCTCTGGCCGCCACCACCGTCCTCGCGCAGAGTGCGCCCGACAGCCGCCTGATCAATATTGAGGGCGCGCCGCGCGGCGATATCCGCAACGGCCCGTACACCTTCAGCGGCAATCCGGTGCGGGCGACCGTCAGCACCCTCAAGATCCAGGCCGGACAGGCCACGCTGGCCGCCCCCGCCGGAACGCCGCTGAGTGACGCCAAGGCGCGGGGCAAGCGCACCGCCAACTTCACGGGCAACGTGATCGTGAACCGTGGCCGCCTCACCGCCAAGGGGGGGCAGCTCGCCTACAGCGAGGTGACCGGGCAGGGCGTGCTGAGCGCGAGTCCCAGCGCGACCTTCGTGCCCGAGGACAAGAGCAGCGGCGACACCGTGAACATCAGCGCCGGGCAGATGAGCCTCGACGTGGACAACAACGTGTCCACCAGCACCGGGAACGTGCACCTGACCAACGGCAACCAGAGCGGCCAGGCCGACAAACTGGTCTTCGACGAGGACCGCGAACTCGCGCAGCTCACCGGCACCCCCACCCTGACGCGCGCCGCCAAGGGCAACCAGAAGGAACTGACCATCAACGGGCAGGAGGTGCGCGCGCTCACCAAGTCCAAGACGCTGTACGTGCGCGGCGGCGTGAAACTGGTGCAGGGCAGCCTGACCACCACCGGCGACGCCGTGTACTACGACGACAAGAAGAACGTCGCCTACGTGGTCGGGAACGCCGTGAGCGTGGACAGCAAGACCAAGGTGACCGTCAAGGCGCCCGCCAGCGGCGCCCTGGAGCAGCGCACCGACCTGGCCCGCGTGCGCGCGCTGAACACGCCGTACAAGATTCCGACCGAGCAGTTCAAGCTGCGCGGCGAGAAGTGA
- a CDS encoding magnesium transporter CorA family protein, protein MIRAQTLTGTPLDWTGQTQHVWVDAQEVTPGDLDRLRAAFPLNRLALEDALEQGHWSRAEAYPEHGFITIRSFAHPEEADEFTERLSIFLYPDAVLTISRAGTRALNTVWKLVGRESVNTAPEIVYELLDQTADTFFTLADALETRVDALEERVFTDGRTNPVGDVFTLKHLLAQARRLSADAREATALLARHAEGTAADLVRYRDVLDSFTRVASRLDGLRDFLTSLLDLHLNLQSQRMNEVMRTLTAVSVVFLPLTFLAGVWGMNFANMPELHTRYGYAFAWASFLVIGGLLAYYFKRRGWW, encoded by the coding sequence ATGATTCGCGCCCAGACCCTCACCGGCACGCCTCTCGACTGGACCGGACAGACCCAGCACGTGTGGGTGGACGCGCAGGAGGTCACGCCGGGGGACCTCGACCGGCTGCGGGCCGCCTTTCCCCTCAACCGCCTGGCGCTGGAGGACGCGCTGGAACAGGGGCACTGGAGCCGCGCCGAAGCGTATCCCGAACACGGCTTCATCACGATCCGGTCCTTTGCCCACCCCGAAGAGGCCGACGAGTTCACCGAGCGCCTCAGCATCTTCCTGTACCCCGACGCCGTGCTGACGATCAGCCGGGCGGGGACGCGGGCACTGAATACCGTCTGGAAGCTGGTGGGCCGCGAGAGCGTGAACACCGCGCCCGAGATCGTGTACGAACTGCTCGACCAGACCGCCGACACCTTCTTCACCCTGGCCGACGCGCTGGAGACGCGGGTGGACGCTCTGGAGGAGCGCGTCTTCACCGACGGGCGCACCAATCCGGTCGGGGACGTGTTCACTCTCAAGCACCTGCTGGCCCAGGCCCGCCGCCTCAGCGCCGATGCCCGCGAGGCGACGGCCCTGCTGGCCCGGCACGCCGAGGGCACCGCCGCCGATCTGGTGCGCTACCGCGACGTGCTGGACTCCTTCACGCGGGTGGCGAGCCGCCTGGACGGGCTGCGCGACTTCCTCACCAGCCTGCTCGACCTGCACCTGAACCTGCAAAGCCAGCGCATGAACGAGGTGATGCGGACCCTCACCGCCGTCAGCGTGGTCTTCCTGCCGCTGACCTTTCTGGCTGGCGTCTGGGGCATGAATTTCGCGAACATGCCAGAGCTGCACACCCGCTACGGGTACGCCTTCGCCTGGGCCAGTTTTCTGGTAATCGGCGGGCTGCTGGCGTACTACTTCAAGCGTCGGGGATGGTGGTAG
- a CDS encoding fluoride efflux transporter FluC, with amino-acid sequence MAGGAVGAAARYGVTLLLAPLVARTAPPLQHFPFAVLGINVLGSFLLGLTLTLVGRGLWPPEARLAFGTGVLGAFTTFSTFSVELDGLLTRGAAGPAALYAALSVGLGVLAAVAGRSLGARL; translated from the coding sequence ATGGCTGGCGGCGCGGTCGGCGCGGCGGCACGTTACGGGGTGACGCTGCTGCTCGCGCCGCTGGTGGCCCGCACGGCCCCCCCTCTCCAGCACTTCCCCTTCGCCGTGCTGGGCATCAACGTGCTGGGGTCGTTTCTGCTGGGCCTGACGCTGACGCTGGTGGGGCGCGGGCTGTGGCCGCCGGAAGCGCGGCTGGCCTTCGGGACCGGCGTGCTGGGGGCCTTTACCACCTTTTCCACCTTCAGTGTGGAGCTGGACGGCTTGCTGACGCGCGGCGCGGCGGGTCCGGCCGCCCTCTATGCCGCGCTCAGCGTGGGGCTGGGTGTGCTGGCGGCGGTGGCGGGCCGCTCGCTGGGGGCGAGACTGTGA
- a CDS encoding SDR family oxidoreductase, whose translation MTQPHDPDTTFRPDLLSGKHALITGGGSGINLGIARSFAAHGCAVTILGRNLEKAQNAARGIEEAGGRALGVSADVRDFAALQAAAQAGADQFGPFDIVICGAAGNFPAPVDGISPNGFKTVVDIDLLGTYNTIKACAPHLRVPGGNILSISAYGVPVPMQAHVVAAKAGVDALTQTLAVEWGLRGVRVNAIIPGPIEGTEGMARLAPDEKTRQQFTATVPLGRFGVPQDIANAALFLVSDAASYITGVILPVDGGQNMLGGAPQYQMYLRMQAEGKGS comes from the coding sequence ATGACCCAGCCCCACGACCCCGACACCACCTTCCGCCCCGACCTCCTCAGCGGCAAGCACGCGCTGATCACCGGGGGCGGCAGCGGCATCAATCTCGGCATCGCGCGGAGCTTCGCCGCGCACGGCTGCGCCGTGACCATCCTGGGCCGCAACCTGGAAAAGGCCCAGAACGCGGCGCGCGGCATCGAGGAGGCGGGAGGCCGCGCCCTCGGTGTTTCTGCCGATGTGCGCGACTTTGCCGCTCTCCAGGCGGCGGCGCAGGCGGGCGCAGACCAGTTCGGCCCCTTCGACATCGTGATCTGCGGCGCGGCGGGGAATTTTCCGGCGCCGGTGGACGGCATTTCCCCCAACGGCTTCAAGACGGTGGTGGACATCGACCTGCTGGGCACCTACAACACTATCAAGGCCTGTGCGCCCCATCTCAGGGTGCCCGGCGGGAACATCCTCAGCATCAGCGCCTACGGCGTGCCGGTGCCGATGCAGGCGCATGTGGTGGCGGCCAAGGCGGGTGTGGACGCGCTGACGCAGACGCTGGCGGTGGAGTGGGGTTTGCGCGGCGTGCGTGTGAACGCGATCATTCCCGGCCCCATCGAGGGCACGGAAGGTATGGCCCGCCTCGCCCCCGACGAGAAGACCCGCCAGCAGTTCACCGCGACCGTGCCGCTGGGCCGCTTCGGGGTGCCGCAGGACATCGCCAACGCGGCCCTCTTTCTGGTGTCGGACGCGGCCAGCTATATCACCGGCGTGATCCTGCCGGTGGACGGCGGCCAGAACATGCTGGGGGGCGCGCCGCAGTACCAGATGTATCTGCGGATGCAGGCGGAGGGGAAGGGCTCGTAG
- a CDS encoding acyl-CoA dehydrogenase family protein, whose amino-acid sequence MIDEFGVFDLLTPDERLIRESVRAFCDAELLPHIADWWDSGDFPVREVMRQFGQMGLLGPTVPEEYGGAGTSYSAYGAMMYELERVDSGLRSAASVQGSLVMFPIFTYGSEEQKRRYLPGLASGELIGCFGLTEPDGGSDPGAMRTRARRDGNEYVLNGNKMWITNSPVADIAVVWAKDDEGVVRGFIVPTDTPGFQAPKIHRKMSLRASITGEIVLEDCRIPAENVLPGSGGLKSPLSCLTSARFGIAWGAMGALEAVLQTALDYTGSRTTFGKPIAARQLVQDKLVRMATDHSTGLLLAWRLGQLKDSGRMNYAQVSYAKRNNVRVALNGARLAREMLGGNGITTEYPVIRHMLNLETVDTYEGTHDIHTLIAGRQLTGQNALE is encoded by the coding sequence ATGATCGACGAATTCGGAGTATTTGACCTGCTGACCCCCGACGAGCGCCTGATCCGCGAGAGCGTGCGCGCCTTTTGCGACGCGGAACTGCTGCCCCACATCGCCGACTGGTGGGACAGCGGGGATTTCCCGGTGCGCGAGGTGATGCGGCAGTTCGGCCAGATGGGCCTGCTGGGGCCGACGGTGCCCGAGGAATACGGCGGCGCGGGCACCTCCTACAGTGCCTACGGCGCGATGATGTACGAACTGGAACGGGTGGACAGCGGCCTGAGAAGCGCGGCCAGCGTGCAGGGCAGCCTGGTGATGTTCCCCATCTTCACCTACGGCAGCGAGGAACAGAAACGCCGCTACCTCCCCGGCCTCGCCTCCGGTGAGCTGATCGGCTGCTTCGGCCTCACCGAACCGGACGGCGGAAGCGATCCCGGCGCGATGCGGACCCGCGCCCGGCGTGACGGCAATGAATACGTGCTGAACGGCAACAAGATGTGGATCACCAACAGCCCCGTCGCGGATATCGCCGTGGTCTGGGCCAAGGACGACGAAGGTGTGGTCCGGGGCTTCATCGTGCCGACCGATACGCCCGGCTTCCAGGCGCCCAAGATTCACCGCAAGATGAGCCTGCGGGCGTCCATCACCGGGGAAATCGTGCTGGAGGACTGCCGGATTCCGGCGGAGAATGTGCTTCCCGGTTCGGGGGGCCTGAAATCGCCGCTCTCGTGCCTGACTTCCGCCCGCTTCGGCATCGCCTGGGGGGCGATGGGGGCGCTGGAAGCGGTGCTCCAGACGGCGCTGGACTACACCGGCAGCCGCACCACCTTCGGCAAACCGATTGCCGCGCGGCAACTGGTGCAGGACAAGCTGGTGCGGATGGCAACGGACCATTCGACCGGCCTGCTGCTGGCGTGGCGGCTGGGGCAGCTCAAGGACAGCGGGCGGATGAACTACGCCCAGGTGAGTTACGCCAAGCGCAACAACGTGCGGGTGGCGCTGAACGGCGCTCGCCTGGCCCGGGAGATGCTGGGGGGGAACGGCATCACCACCGAGTACCCGGTGATCCGGCACATGCTGAACCTGGAAACCGTGGATACCTACGAGGGCACCCACGACATCCACACGCTGATCGCCGGACGGCAACTCACCGGGCAGAACGCGCTGGAGTAG
- a CDS encoding D-alanyl-D-alanine carboxypeptidase/D-alanyl-D-alanine-endopeptidase has protein sequence MRRLLPLCLVCLSLCAGVPGSRAQAPEVGEQVTLRRDPGLSAGVRRALARLPDKVQAGLLVRDLNTGELLEAREADLSLIPASNVKLVTAASVLVDRGGAGGWWSTELTVPAAEVGRARVSHLTLRGDADPTLTGTDGPDSLRALARQVYARGVREARAVQVDEGGLDAATWKGLALGVPMTAVRLAEWHDRPPASAAEARARMGAALIRELRRAGVRVLSSTVTPAPAFLRYTPPPRTDERGRPLPPDPFIPVGHRPEEGVASVRSASPFHVLAATLRPSDNLRAEELLATLAVRPGGDGTLPGALARERAVLRRLNVDLTGVRLVDGSGLGRENRLTARALVGLLKVMHDLPYPVGSPVAELPGHTSPAHRNAFSEALAQAGTGENVPAHDGRGGTLALRLRGSGLDVRAKTGTLPGVSSLTGYVTGKSGHTLAFALLMNGPEDTPILTLRAVQDGVVRALAEAH, from the coding sequence GTGCGCCGCCTCCTTCCCCTGTGCCTCGTCTGCCTGAGCCTCTGCGCCGGGGTGCCGGGGTCGCGGGCGCAGGCGCCGGAGGTGGGCGAACAGGTGACGCTGCGGCGTGACCCCGGCCTCAGCGCGGGGGTGCGGCGGGCGCTGGCGAGGCTGCCGGACAAGGTGCAGGCCGGGCTGCTGGTGCGTGACCTGAACACCGGCGAACTGCTGGAGGCGCGGGAGGCGGACCTCTCCCTGATCCCGGCCAGTAACGTCAAGCTGGTCACGGCAGCCTCGGTGCTGGTGGACCGGGGCGGGGCGGGGGGCTGGTGGAGTACCGAACTGACCGTGCCCGCCGCCGAGGTGGGCCGGGCGCGCGTGTCGCACCTGACCCTGCGCGGGGACGCCGATCCCACCCTGACGGGCACGGACGGCCCGGACAGCCTGCGTGCCCTGGCCCGGCAGGTCTACGCACGTGGCGTCCGCGAGGCCCGCGCCGTCCAGGTGGACGAGGGCGGGCTGGACGCGGCGACCTGGAAAGGGCTGGCGTTGGGCGTGCCCATGACCGCCGTCCGCCTGGCCGAGTGGCATGACCGGCCGCCCGCTTCCGCTGCCGAGGCCCGCGCCCGCATGGGAGCGGCGCTGATCCGCGAACTGCGCCGCGCCGGAGTCCGGGTCCTCTCCAGCACCGTGACTCCGGCCCCCGCCTTCCTGCGGTACACGCCGCCTCCCCGTACCGATGAGCGGGGCAGGCCCCTTCCCCCCGATCCCTTCATCCCGGTCGGGCATCGCCCCGAGGAGGGGGTGGCCTCCGTCCGCAGCGCCTCTCCCTTCCACGTGCTGGCCGCCACCCTGCGCCCCAGCGACAACCTCCGCGCGGAGGAACTGCTGGCGACCCTCGCCGTTCGACCCGGCGGGGACGGGACGCTCCCCGGGGCCCTGGCGCGGGAGCGGGCGGTGCTGCGCCGCCTGAACGTGGACCTGACGGGCGTCCGCCTGGTGGACGGCAGCGGCCTGGGCCGCGAGAACCGCCTGACCGCCCGCGCGCTGGTGGGGCTCCTGAAGGTCATGCACGACCTGCCCTACCCGGTGGGAAGCCCCGTGGCCGAGCTGCCCGGGCACACCTCCCCCGCGCACCGCAACGCCTTCTCCGAGGCCCTGGCGCAGGCCGGGACCGGCGAGAATGTCCCCGCGCACGACGGACGCGGCGGCACCCTGGCCCTGCGGCTGCGCGGCAGCGGTCTGGACGTGCGGGCCAAGACGGGCACACTCCCCGGCGTGAGCAGCCTCACCGGGTACGTGACGGGCAAAAGTGGTCACACCCTGGCCTTCGCCCTGCTGATGAACGGGCCGGAAGACACGCCGATCCTGACCCTGCGCGCCGTGCAGGACGGAGTGGTGCGGGCGCTGGCGGAGGCGCACTGA